One window of Methanofervidicoccus abyssi genomic DNA carries:
- a CDS encoding phosphomannomutase/phosphoglucomutase, translated as MVFKAYDIRGVFREQLDENFAYSLGKVLGERYNNILVAKDVRIGSDGLLKPFIYGIMESGGKVSYGGTISTPLMYFGTKNRYDLGVIITASHNPPEYTGFKMCDRNAIPISPVEEVKPIFKRDKLENSQRKEVEEINLEELKVDISSEYKRFFLKRCRSYDIKVAVDFANGSTSIVEREILERLLKDHVFINDYPDGTFPAHQPDTLKISCLRDIIRTVRENGCDTGIIFDGDGDRIGIVDERGDVLQGDMITAIIAREILEEKDGKDIKIIYDLRCSKIVPEVIEKYGGIPVKSKVGHYFIKKLMQEIDGEFAGELSNHFYFKEIGYFEGPLIALNYILFTMEEGKEPLSRIWRKYKKYYHSGEINFKVKDQRKILEKLKEIYKDCKIEELDGLSVYCKGWWFNIRPSNTEPLLRLNLEGDTEDIMREKVEEIKEIVNKLDRGL; from the coding sequence TTGGTATTTAAAGCCTACGATATAAGAGGTGTATTTAGAGAACAGTTGGATGAGAACTTTGCATACTCCTTAGGTAAGGTCCTAGGAGAGAGATACAATAACATACTCGTTGCTAAGGATGTAAGAATAGGTTCAGATGGACTCCTGAAACCATTTATATACGGTATAATGGAATCTGGAGGTAAGGTATCCTACGGAGGTACCATATCCACACCTCTTATGTACTTCGGTACTAAGAATAGATACGATTTAGGAGTAATTATAACTGCCTCCCACAACCCCCCAGAGTACACAGGTTTTAAAATGTGTGATAGAAATGCCATCCCTATATCTCCAGTAGAGGAGGTAAAACCAATATTCAAAAGGGATAAATTGGAGAACTCCCAGAGGAAAGAAGTTGAGGAGATAAATTTAGAAGAGTTAAAAGTTGATATCTCATCAGAATATAAGAGGTTCTTTTTAAAGAGGTGTAGATCTTACGATATAAAGGTGGCAGTTGACTTTGCAAACGGTAGTACATCAATTGTAGAGAGGGAGATACTGGAGAGATTATTAAAGGATCATGTATTTATAAACGACTATCCAGATGGGACCTTCCCAGCACATCAACCAGACACATTGAAAATCTCATGTTTAAGGGATATAATAAGAACAGTAAGGGAGAACGGCTGTGATACTGGAATAATCTTCGATGGAGATGGAGACAGAATAGGTATAGTTGATGAGAGAGGAGATGTCCTCCAGGGAGATATGATAACTGCTATAATAGCCCGAGAGATCCTGGAGGAGAAGGATGGTAAGGATATAAAGATAATATACGATTTAAGGTGTAGTAAGATTGTTCCCGAAGTAATAGAGAAGTATGGAGGAATACCTGTAAAGAGTAAGGTGGGACACTACTTTATAAAGAAACTTATGCAGGAAATAGATGGGGAGTTTGCAGGGGAACTTTCAAATCACTTCTACTTTAAGGAGATTGGATACTTCGAAGGACCATTAATCGCCCTAAACTATATCCTATTCACTATGGAAGAAGGGAAAGAGCCTCTCTCGAGGATATGGAGAAAATACAAGAAGTATTATCACAGTGGTGAGATAAACTTCAAGGTAAAGGATCAGAGGAAGATATTAGAAAAACTGAAGGAGATATATAAGGACTGTAAAATAGAGGAGTTAGATGGACTCTCTGTATACTGTAAAGGGTGGTGGTTCAACATAAGGCCTTCCAACACTGAACCTCTATTAAGGTTGAACTTGGAAGGGGATACCGAAGATATTATGAGGGAGAAGGTAGAAGAGATTAAAGAGATTGTGAATAAGTTAGATAGGGGTTTATAG
- a CDS encoding diphthine--ammonia ligase encodes MKVAALYSGGKDSTYALWWALHQGWEVKYLVNVVSKNKESYMFHVPNVELTELVSQSTGIPLVRVFTKGEKEKEVLDLKKALEKLDIDGIVSGAIASEYQRKRIDHICEELNIRSFAPLWHKDQELILRNAAKFFEFKIVSISAYGLGREYLGKTIDESNVEELIEIMERYGINKAFEGGEAETFVFDAPFFKKKIVVVDYEIFWDGKTGVYIVKDAKLVDKY; translated from the coding sequence TTGAAGGTGGCTGCACTCTATTCTGGAGGAAAGGATTCTACATATGCCCTATGGTGGGCACTGCATCAAGGTTGGGAAGTTAAGTACTTAGTTAATGTAGTATCTAAGAACAAAGAAAGTTATATGTTTCATGTTCCAAACGTGGAATTGACAGAGTTAGTCTCCCAAAGTACAGGTATTCCCCTTGTAAGAGTTTTTACTAAGGGGGAGAAGGAAAAAGAGGTGTTAGATCTAAAGAAGGCCCTAGAAAAGTTGGATATTGATGGGATAGTTAGTGGGGCGATTGCAAGTGAGTATCAGAGGAAGAGGATAGATCATATATGTGAAGAGTTAAACATAAGATCTTTTGCTCCACTATGGCATAAAGACCAAGAGTTGATACTTAGGAATGCTGCAAAGTTCTTCGAGTTTAAGATTGTAAGTATATCTGCATACGGATTAGGTAGGGAATATCTTGGAAAGACTATAGACGAGAGTAATGTCGAGGAGTTAATCGAGATTATGGAAAGGTATGGAATAAACAAAGCTTTTGAAGGTGGGGAAGCAGAAACCTTTGTTTTTGATGCACCTTTTTTTAAAAAGAAAATTGTTGTAGTAGATTACGAGATCTTCTGGGATGGAAAGACAGGTGTCTATATAGTCAAAGATGCCAAACTGGTCGATAAATACTAA
- a CDS encoding NAD(P)H-hydrate dehydratase, whose product MSNLEIFHKLLKNYYSKKSKDCITSGEMSIIDNNCEYLGVPKILLMENAGKSVAEEVSRYLKENCKNRIYVFCGLGNNGGDGFVAVRHLTDYCSFEDTLTVVLLGKEEFIKTYEAGENFKILKNISQLDFRLTIKEAPYVEGVLEVIDEIENNREDNVIIIDALLGTGIRGDLREPFKTLVDNLNRLRYKENIKIISVDVETKGLRGNLVVTFHRNKMENDISKTVVKKIGIPTIAHYIVGWGDMYALSKRDPNSHKGENGKVLIVGGSKRYFGAPILSALASSKIVDLTTVVSVKHTIEALRDYPHLISYEVEGDYLSRDCVDEVMKLSKDYHVVILGSGLGINEDTKEFVNEYLNEIGDKKVVIDADAIKVIDYRDFEFKENFIFTPHRREFEYMGINIEDPTSLEDVKSTILLKGRYDIIFNNERIKINKTGNVGMTVGGTGDVLCGIVGAFFSKNDGFISACCGAYINGYAGDMLLSEKGYYYTPMDLIECIPKVLSMFR is encoded by the coding sequence ATGAGTAATTTAGAGATATTTCACAAACTCCTAAAGAATTATTACAGTAAGAAGAGTAAGGATTGTATCACTTCAGGAGAGATGAGTATAATAGATAACAACTGTGAATACTTAGGTGTCCCTAAGATACTCTTAATGGAAAATGCTGGAAAATCTGTTGCAGAGGAGGTTTCAAGATATCTAAAAGAGAATTGTAAAAATAGGATCTACGTATTCTGTGGCTTAGGAAATAACGGGGGAGATGGATTTGTTGCAGTTCGTCATCTAACAGATTACTGTAGTTTTGAAGATACTTTAACAGTTGTGCTTCTTGGAAAGGAAGAGTTTATAAAAACCTATGAGGCGGGGGAGAACTTCAAAATACTGAAGAATATTTCCCAGTTAGATTTTAGACTTACTATTAAGGAGGCGCCATATGTAGAGGGTGTATTGGAAGTAATAGATGAAATTGAGAATAATAGAGAAGATAATGTAATCATTATAGATGCCCTCCTTGGAACTGGTATTAGAGGAGACCTTAGGGAGCCATTCAAAACCTTAGTAGATAATCTAAATAGGTTGAGATATAAAGAAAATATTAAAATAATATCTGTAGATGTTGAAACTAAGGGGTTGAGGGGGAATCTAGTAGTAACCTTCCACAGGAACAAAATGGAGAACGATATTAGTAAAACAGTTGTTAAAAAGATCGGTATTCCTACAATTGCCCATTATATTGTTGGTTGGGGAGATATGTACGCCCTCTCTAAGAGAGATCCAAACTCCCATAAAGGTGAGAACGGGAAGGTCTTAATAGTAGGGGGCTCTAAAAGATACTTTGGTGCACCAATACTCTCAGCCCTGGCATCCTCAAAGATCGTAGATTTAACAACTGTAGTCTCAGTTAAACATACCATAGAAGCACTGAGGGACTACCCACATCTTATAAGTTATGAAGTCGAGGGAGATTACCTAAGTAGGGATTGTGTAGATGAAGTTATGAAACTTTCCAAGGATTACCACGTAGTTATCCTGGGGAGTGGTTTAGGGATAAATGAAGATACTAAGGAGTTTGTAAATGAGTATCTAAATGAGATCGGAGATAAGAAGGTAGTTATAGACGCTGATGCCATAAAAGTTATAGATTACAGGGATTTTGAATTTAAGGAGAACTTTATATTTACCCCTCATAGAAGGGAATTTGAGTATATGGGAATAAATATTGAAGATCCCACTTCATTAGAGGATGTAAAATCTACTATACTCCTAAAGGGTAGATACGACATAATCTTTAACAACGAGAGGATAAAGATAAACAAAACTGGTAACGTAGGGATGACTGTAGGAGGTACTGGGGATGTACTCTGTGGTATAGTAGGTGCCTTCTTCTCTAAGAACGATGGATTTATCTCTGCATGTTGTGGAGCTTATATAAATGGATATGCAGGGGATATGCTACTGAGTGAAAAGGGATACTACTATACACCTATGGATCTCATAGAGTGTATTCCCAAAGTACTAAGTATGTTTAGATAG
- the pheA gene encoding prephenate dehydratase yields MIYCLGPKGSYSEIAAKLFSKILGENTIVCCNSIYDVFQQLENSKNNSYGVVPSENSIEGSVSLTQDLLLEFYDKIRIYGELDININHCLVGYNKEKIKKIYSHPQALAQCRNYIKKHEWVTVPVSSTAEAVKLVKSIGREEVGAIASKEAAKLYNLKVLEEGIQDYRNNTTRFILIGRKGLKLELKEDGIKKSTVIVKLIEDRPGALYEILKIFNDFNVNLTRIESRPSKEELGNYIFYIDYITPENEEDLIEALKGHVAYIKHLGSYRVFSRN; encoded by the coding sequence ATGATATACTGCTTAGGGCCTAAAGGTAGTTACTCTGAAATAGCTGCCAAGTTATTCTCCAAGATCCTGGGAGAAAATACCATAGTATGTTGTAATTCTATATACGATGTCTTTCAACAGTTGGAAAACAGCAAAAATAATTCCTACGGTGTAGTGCCCTCTGAAAACTCCATCGAGGGATCTGTATCTCTTACCCAAGATCTCCTCTTAGAGTTCTACGATAAGATCAGAATATATGGAGAGTTGGATATAAATATAAATCACTGTCTAGTGGGATACAACAAGGAGAAGATAAAAAAAATATACTCCCATCCTCAGGCACTTGCCCAGTGTAGAAATTATATAAAAAAACATGAGTGGGTAACTGTACCAGTGTCTAGTACCGCCGAGGCGGTTAAGTTGGTAAAATCCATAGGGCGTGAAGAAGTCGGAGCAATTGCCTCCAAGGAGGCTGCTAAACTCTACAACTTAAAGGTCCTTGAAGAGGGAATACAGGACTACAGGAACAACACCACAAGGTTTATACTTATTGGAAGAAAGGGGCTAAAGTTGGAATTAAAGGAGGATGGTATAAAAAAATCCACAGTTATAGTAAAACTGATTGAGGATAGACCAGGTGCTCTCTACGAGATACTAAAGATATTCAACGATTTCAACGTCAATTTAACAAGGATAGAGTCGAGGCCCTCAAAGGAGGAGTTAGGTAACTATATATTCTATATTGATTACATAACTCCTGAAAATGAGGAGGATCTTATAGAGGCGTTGAAGGGGCACGTAGCGTATATAAAACATTTAGGAAGTTATAGGGTTTTTAGTAGGAATTAA
- a CDS encoding NAD(P)/FAD-dependent oxidoreductase yields MRTVIIGSGAGGLTTASTIRKYNRDMEIVVITKEKYVAYSPCAIPYVIAGEIPSFQDIIMHTPEDYRKNKNIEVITESTVVDIDSENKNVIYYDIDGNKNTLKYDYLVIATGGETFIPPIEGRDLESIFKVKTIEDGMKIKNYAEKSGSAVVIGAGAIGLETAYALRKLDLKITIVEMAPQVLPRGLDIDMAEIVLKYLQDLGIEVILGKPVSKILGDENNRVKGVIVGNKPYSCDMVVMATGTRPNIELAKKAGCKIGRLAIKVNSRMETSIPNIYAVGDCVETVDFITKQPILSPFGSTAVRQGKVAGKNIAGIPTEFKPVLNAMVSKIGEMEIGSTGISELRAHQDRLEVVVGKAKALTRARYYPGGKPIYVKLIFDMNRTLIGAQIVGGERVSERIDAMSLGILKGVTCEELVNMEFSYAPPVSMVVDPIALAAEDAWDKFQKLE; encoded by the coding sequence ATGAGGACTGTGATTATAGGAAGTGGAGCAGGAGGATTAACTACTGCATCCACTATAAGGAAATACAACAGAGATATGGAGATAGTAGTAATCACAAAGGAGAAATATGTAGCCTACTCGCCCTGCGCCATACCCTACGTTATAGCCGGTGAGATACCTTCATTCCAGGATATAATTATGCATACACCTGAAGACTACAGGAAAAATAAAAACATAGAGGTAATTACAGAATCTACTGTTGTAGATATAGACTCTGAAAACAAAAATGTGATCTACTACGATATAGATGGAAATAAAAATACTCTAAAATACGACTATCTCGTTATTGCAACAGGGGGAGAAACCTTTATTCCCCCCATTGAGGGAAGAGATTTAGAGAGTATTTTTAAGGTAAAAACCATAGAAGATGGGATGAAGATAAAGAATTACGCTGAAAAATCCGGAAGTGCCGTAGTTATAGGTGCCGGTGCCATAGGTCTTGAAACGGCCTATGCACTAAGAAAATTGGATCTCAAGATTACCATTGTGGAAATGGCCCCCCAGGTACTACCAAGAGGTTTAGATATAGACATGGCAGAGATCGTTCTGAAGTATCTTCAGGATCTAGGTATAGAAGTTATCCTGGGAAAACCTGTCAGTAAAATACTTGGAGATGAGAACAACAGGGTAAAGGGGGTTATAGTAGGGAATAAACCATACAGTTGTGATATGGTGGTGATGGCTACAGGAACTAGGCCAAATATAGAGTTGGCCAAGAAAGCCGGATGTAAAATAGGAAGACTTGCCATAAAGGTAAATAGTAGGATGGAAACCTCTATTCCAAACATCTACGCAGTAGGGGACTGTGTGGAAACTGTAGATTTTATAACAAAACAGCCAATACTTTCACCCTTTGGATCAACTGCAGTGAGACAGGGTAAAGTTGCAGGAAAAAATATTGCAGGTATTCCAACAGAGTTTAAACCAGTCTTAAATGCCATGGTATCCAAGATAGGAGAGATGGAGATAGGAAGTACAGGTATAAGCGAACTTAGGGCTCATCAGGATAGATTGGAAGTAGTAGTAGGTAAGGCAAAGGCTCTCACAAGGGCCAGATACTACCCCGGAGGAAAACCTATATATGTAAAGTTGATCTTCGACATGAATAGAACCCTCATAGGTGCTCAGATAGTTGGGGGAGAAAGAGTATCTGAAAGAATAGATGCCATGTCCCTGGGAATATTGAAAGGTGTCACCTGCGAGGAGTTAGTCAATATGGAGTTCTCTTACGCCCCTCCAGTATCAATGGTTGTAGATCCAATAGCCCTTGCAGCAGAAGATGCATGGGACAAGTTTCAGAAATTAGAATAA
- a CDS encoding CBS domain-containing protein, with amino-acid sequence MPKVKDVMNRDFVTLSPEMVGREAIDLMYRKNKTYAPVVEEGKLEGWVRTLDLMVGCKHSKVEDLMLYIDEIRVLEEDEKISGNLIDEMIEKEVVGYPVVNKNREVVGTLSVFDLLKYFRSFK; translated from the coding sequence ATGCCTAAGGTTAAGGATGTAATGAACAGGGATTTTGTAACACTGTCTCCAGAGATGGTAGGAAGAGAAGCTATTGATTTGATGTATAGGAAGAACAAAACATACGCCCCTGTAGTTGAGGAGGGAAAACTTGAGGGATGGGTAAGGACGTTAGATCTAATGGTAGGGTGTAAGCATTCAAAGGTAGAGGACCTCATGCTCTATATCGATGAAATAAGAGTGCTAGAAGAGGATGAAAAAATCTCTGGGAACTTAATAGATGAAATGATAGAAAAAGAGGTTGTAGGTTATCCTGTAGTTAATAAGAATAGAGAAGTAGTAGGTACCCTCTCGGTTTTCGATCTTTTGAAGTATTTCCGATCTTTTAAGTAA
- a CDS encoding ABC transporter ATP-binding protein, whose product MLKTENLSVGYDNYVVVEGINLEIKNREILCIIGPNGAGKSTLLKTIATYLKPKRGIVYLNGRNIHRLSPREIAREMSVVLTERVNPGNLTGYDIVAIGRHPYTDIFGRLSKRDKEIIEYAAASVNATHLLSKNFFEMSDGERQKIMIARALAQEPRVLILDEPTSFLDAKHKIELTILLRKLATENNLAIVVTLHDIELALRVADKIALIKNGRIIAYGHPEDVMKREVVNNLYDLESANYSEVLGYFELKSCGKRDCKVFLICGGGTGVNVMRFLVKNEYSVTVGVLHKNDIDYTVAETMELKIVEEEPYNPISQKSYERALEEIRSSDVVIYTDFPIGEMNKLNKELVEESIKLGKYVVKYDGNVEKLKERLNEYHNYSN is encoded by the coding sequence ATGCTAAAAACTGAAAATCTCTCTGTTGGGTATGACAACTACGTTGTAGTAGAAGGTATAAACTTAGAGATAAAAAATAGGGAGATACTATGTATAATAGGTCCTAACGGAGCTGGAAAATCTACGCTTCTAAAGACCATAGCTACGTATTTAAAACCTAAGAGGGGAATTGTTTATTTAAACGGTAGAAATATTCACAGGTTATCTCCCAGGGAAATTGCAAGGGAGATGTCTGTAGTACTAACTGAGCGGGTTAATCCGGGTAATCTAACAGGGTACGACATCGTCGCCATAGGTAGGCATCCCTATACAGATATATTTGGGAGATTAAGTAAAAGGGATAAGGAGATAATAGAGTATGCAGCAGCATCTGTAAATGCAACACATCTGTTAAGTAAGAACTTCTTTGAGATGAGTGATGGAGAGAGGCAGAAGATAATGATAGCGAGAGCCCTCGCCCAGGAACCTAGGGTACTTATATTAGACGAACCTACAAGTTTTCTAGACGCAAAACATAAGATAGAGTTAACTATATTACTTAGAAAACTTGCGACTGAGAACAACTTGGCAATAGTAGTTACACTACATGATATAGAGTTAGCCCTTAGGGTAGCAGATAAGATAGCCCTTATCAAAAATGGAAGGATTATAGCCTATGGACACCCAGAAGATGTTATGAAGAGAGAAGTGGTAAATAACCTCTACGATTTGGAGAGTGCAAACTACAGTGAGGTGTTGGGATACTTCGAGTTGAAGTCTTGTGGAAAGAGGGACTGTAAGGTATTTCTCATATGTGGAGGAGGTACAGGTGTCAATGTGATGAGATTCCTAGTTAAAAATGAATACAGTGTAACAGTTGGAGTGCTCCATAAAAATGATATAGATTATACAGTTGCTGAAACAATGGAGTTGAAGATAGTAGAAGAAGAGCCTTATAATCCTATATCCCAGAAGAGTTATGAAAGGGCTTTAGAAGAGATCAGATCCTCCGATGTTGTTATATATACAGATTTTCCCATCGGGGAGATGAATAAGTTAAATAAAGAACTTGTGGAAGAGAGCATAAAACTTGGTAAGTATGTTGTAAAGTACGATGGAAATGTGGAGAAGTTGAAGGAGAGGTTAAATGAGTACCACAATTATTCCAATTAG